One part of the Deinococcus betulae genome encodes these proteins:
- a CDS encoding dihydrofolate reductase family protein, producing MMRKVIVTEFLTLDGVYEDSTLWQRDYSPDDGGFKRAELFESGGLLLGRVTYEGFAQYWPTASGTGTFGERMNTLPKFVATTTRTNLKWNATALQGDVIAGVEALKRQEGQPLLVYGSGTLVKTLLRHGLVDELRLMVYPLVLGHGKRLFSEEDRLPLRLIDSKDMGAGVLLLTYEPVHESAPQQP from the coding sequence ATGATGCGAAAAGTGATCGTGACCGAGTTCCTCACGCTGGATGGCGTGTATGAAGACTCCACCTTATGGCAGCGTGACTACAGTCCTGACGACGGTGGATTTAAGCGTGCTGAACTTTTTGAGAGCGGGGGGCTCCTGCTGGGGCGCGTCACCTACGAAGGCTTTGCCCAGTACTGGCCCACCGCCAGCGGAACAGGCACCTTCGGCGAACGCATGAACACCCTGCCCAAGTTCGTCGCCACGACGACGAGGACCAACCTGAAGTGGAATGCCACGGCCCTCCAGGGCGATGTGATTGCGGGAGTGGAAGCATTGAAGCGTCAAGAGGGCCAGCCCTTGCTGGTGTACGGCAGCGGCACACTCGTCAAAACGCTCTTGAGGCACGGGCTCGTGGATGAACTTCGCCTGATGGTGTACCCGTTGGTGTTGGGCCATGGGAAGCGCCTCTTCTCAGAGGAAGACAGACTGCCGCTGAGGCTCATTGACTCAAAAGATATGGGAGCGGGCGTACTGCTGCTCACTTACGAACCCGTCCATGAGAGTGCCCCACAGCAGCCCTAA